The nucleotide sequence TTCAGAATGTCAATAAAGTTCTAAGACTGTTTTTCCAAAACAAGCAGAGTGATCTCGGAAGGAGCTCCTATTCGCAACGGAGGTCCCCAATATCCGGTTCCCCTGCTCACGTAAAGTTGGGTATCTTCCCATTTGCTCAAACCCGCCACGAACTTTTGGAACAGATGAATAAACACATTTCCGGGAAAGTATTGGCCTCCATGAGTATGACCGGAAAGTTGTAGATCGTAACCCACCCTTGCCGCCTCAAAAATAGAATTCGGTTGGTGTGCAAGCAGCACCTTATAATGAGCCTCTTCCGTTCCGAGAGAAGCCTGCATAGGATCAGTCTTATGACCGGGGATGATCGTGTGAGCCTTATAGTCGGTCACACCTGCAACAGCTATCTTAGCACCGTTATGATCAATTAGTTTATTCTGATTTAATAATACGTGTATTCCAAGATCTTCCAGTTCCCGGATCCATGCGATCACTCCGGAATAATATTCATGGTTCCCTGTCACAAAGAATGTGCCATATTTGGATTCCAGGTCTTTCAACGGAGAAACATGATGTTTCAGCATATTTACCGTTCCATCCACCAGATCCCCGGTGATAGCAACCAGATCAGGTTCTAACGAATTTGTCCTAGAAACAACTCCTTCTAAAAAATTCCCTTTGATCGTAGGTCCGATATGGATATCCGAGAGTTGTGCGATCTTAAATCCATGCAAACCGTCAGGGAGATCCTTTACCTTGATCTTCACATGTTTAACCCTAGGTGTTTTTTTCGCCTGGTAAAATCCGAAAACGGTTAAACCGCCTGCGATCCCCAAAAGGGTAAAAGAAGAGATTCTGGCTAAAAATTCCCCTCTTCCGAATTTTTCTCCCGCGAACAATACCTCGGTCCGAGTAGATGCGACGGAAATACTACCCGATTGCAGAAGATCCGAAAGATAAATTACACCTTTCCAAACCAAGTTTCCCAGGTCCCTAAAAACCACAAAAGATACGAGGATGGTCGCAAACCCCAAAGTAGTGAAAGCGGAATACGCCCAGAACTTCTGTAATCGGGTTTCCTTATAAAAGATACTTAAAAGATAAGCGCTAGGGGTGAGAAGGACCAGAAAAACCACTCCGATCCAGAGCAAAACCGTTTCAAAACTTTCGAGTTCGAAAGGTTCGATTAAACGACTGGTCGCATAAGAATAACCTATTAAAAGAATTACGGTAAAAACGCTGAGAAAAATCAATAACCTTTGCAAATCGAACTCCATCCATCGGACTAATATATCCGACCGAAAAAAGGAGTAAGAGTTCCGCTAAAAACCGCCTTTCTCACATTTTGTTCCTACAGAAAACGACAATCCGTTGACTTACTCGCCGATACGTGAGAGTCTTGCCCCATCTATGTCCACCATTGACTCGGAAGCCAGAAAATACAAAAGTCTACTGAACACGAGTACGATCCTAAACGCAAATTTAGACCTATACCAACTTCTACCATTGATCATGTTGTATTCCAAAGATCTGTTGGAAGCGGAAGCAAGCTCCCTTTTTCTTTTGGAGGAGAAAGACGGATTTTTATATTGTGAAGTTGCCTTGGGTGAAAAAGGTGAAATCATCCAAAAATATGCAAGACTGGAACCCGGACAGGGAATCGCAGGCTGGGTAGCCAAAGAAAAAAAGGCAATCGTCCTGGAAGATGCATATACGGACCCCAGATTCAATCCCGCCTTGGACCAAAAAACAGGATTTAGGACCAGATCACTTGCATGCGTCCCTCTATTCGTCCAGGATAAAGTGATCGGAACTCTGGAAATACTGAACAAATCCGACAACAGAAGTTTCGAAACTTCGGATATAGAGGTGCTCAATTCCCTTTCCGAGATGGCTGCAATCGCAATCAAAAATGCACAGGCTCATGAAACTCTGAAAAAGAGAGTATTGGAACTGCGATTACTTTACGAATTTGAAAAGTTAACCGTCGCGGAAAAGAGTATCAATGAATTAGGAAATTGGCTCTTAGACAAGGTGCTGGAATTTTTAGAAGCAAAAGCAGGTACCATTTACATAGCGGATCCAACGTTAGAAGTACTTCGTGTGCTGGCTGCCAGAGGAATCCCGGAAGAAGCGATCCACAATATACAGGTCCCTTACGGAGAAGGGATTTCAGGGTGGGTTGCGAATGAAAAACAAAGTTTGCTGATCCAAAATCTGGATGAAGATCCAAGATACGATAAAAGTGCTAAATACAAATTCGAAGCGAATTCACTTATCTCCGCCCCGTTATTATTCAGAGGGGAACTACTAGGAGTCATCAGCGTAAACAATAAATATTCAGGATTTGCATTCACGCATGCAGATCTAGAAATGCTGGGTGCGATCGCAAATAGGCTAAGTGTCACCATTAAAAATGCAAACCTATTCCATAAAGTCCTGGATACCGACAGAGAATTAAAACGGGCCAGAGAAGTGATGCACAAGATACTTCCTTCCAGCCTTCCTTACATTGGAGGCCTGGAATTCGGAGTGCAACATATTCCGTACGATAATGTCGGCGGAGATTTTTATAATATTCTTAAATTAGACGAGAATCGTAGTGCTGTTCTGATCGCGGACGTTTCCGGTCATGGCCTTTCCGCTTCCGTCGTTGCCACAGTCATTCATACGATCGTAAGCACCTTCGACTCGGAGACATTAGGAAGCCCTTCCAAATTTTTCACGGCGCTTAACTATGCATTGTATAATAAATTAGCGGGGAATTTTCTCACCGCATTTTATGGAATCATCCATACAGGTACAAATACTTTATCCTATACTAATGCAGGCCATAATCCTCCTATCTTGTACAGAAAATCGGAAGGAAATTCCTTACATCTGGAAACCAAAGGAAAGTTAGTTGGAGTGATCCCGGACCTATTCTTTGAAGAATATGTAACTTCTTTCCAGCCACAAGACAGATTGGTATTATATACGGATGGACTTACTGAACATTCCAACTCGGAGAGAACAAGAAGATATAGCGAAGATTTGCTCACCTTAGCGGTCCGAAACCATTCTCAGGCCCATTCTGCGGAAGCTGCGGAAAGTTTGATTAAAGAGTGCAGGACCTATTGTCATAGATCCGATTTCGAAGACGATGTTACTCTTTTGATCGTGGATAGAGTTTGAGATCATATCTTTACTTCCGTATTCGATCAGTGCGAAGGATACAGCCTATCAGTTTTTAAAACTCGGAACTCACTGCAGATTTATAATTTAGAAAACCTGGTAATCGCTTCCGGAACAATTCCGAAAACATGATCCATGGCGGCAAGTCTCCAGTCCTCCCGGCTCGGATAGAACATTTGTTTAAATTCTTCCCTCACCTTATCCGCTTCTAATTCCGACCTGGAACCGTGAAATCGGATACGATTCTCGCTGATCATCAAAAAACTCCCGCGGATAGCTCCCATCACATTCAAATTTCCGAATGTTCCCAGTTCCACTGTGATCGGGAAAAGATCCTTTTCTTTCGCAAAAATTTTACCGAAGAAGTCCGTAAAATCCCCGGAGGTCCGATAAAAATCCTCCTCTCCTTCGTTTAAAAGAAGACCGAAATCACCGAAAACTTTTTTGAGATTTTTGTCCGTTTTCGAACCGCTTTCGGCATTATGCATTAGACTAAGACCATTTTTAGCCCCATAACCCGTATGGAAGTCCAAGATCAAAATACGATCGTAAGGTTTTAAGATTTTTTTAAAATATTTTCTTAAAACTCGAACCACAGGTTCGGGTTTTCTGCCTCCGTAATAGATCCCCTTTGGAAATTCATATTGCCCGTTTACTGCCGCATCCAAAACATATTTAGCGCCAAAGCGGATTACAACGCCTAAAAATCGGATAATGAAAAACATATACTCAAATAAAAAAGATCCGAACTCGGAAGAAGGATTTAAAAAACTCCGGATCTTTCTATACTTTTTGTTTTTGAACTTCTTGTGTAGTTTCTCTCTTTTTAAAGCAAAGTTTCGGTTTAGATCCACATTCCTTTCGTTCACTCGCATAAAGTTCTTGAAACCGTGTGCATTGATACCATGTAAGATTAAAAAGTCGGAATTTTTAGGAAGTTTATAAGAACTTTTTTCATCTAGTAAGAACTCCTCAATCCATCGGCGTTGGAATGCGGATCCCGCAAATCCTTCTATGCCGTGAATGCCGGAACTCATGATGACCAGACGTTTTGCGGTTTTTTTCCTTTCTCCTAAATAATACACATCCAATTCTCCCCCGTCCTTCGGGATCTCCAGAC is from Leptospira sp. WS58.C1 and encodes:
- a CDS encoding metallophosphoesterase; the encoded protein is MEFDLQRLLIFLSVFTVILLIGYSYATSRLIEPFELESFETVLLWIGVVFLVLLTPSAYLLSIFYKETRLQKFWAYSAFTTLGFATILVSFVVFRDLGNLVWKGVIYLSDLLQSGSISVASTRTEVLFAGEKFGRGEFLARISSFTLLGIAGGLTVFGFYQAKKTPRVKHVKIKVKDLPDGLHGFKIAQLSDIHIGPTIKGNFLEGVVSRTNSLEPDLVAITGDLVDGTVNMLKHHVSPLKDLESKYGTFFVTGNHEYYSGVIAWIRELEDLGIHVLLNQNKLIDHNGAKIAVAGVTDYKAHTIIPGHKTDPMQASLGTEEAHYKVLLAHQPNSIFEAARVGYDLQLSGHTHGGQYFPGNVFIHLFQKFVAGLSKWEDTQLYVSRGTGYWGPPLRIGAPSEITLLVLEKQS
- a CDS encoding GAF domain-containing SpoIIE family protein phosphatase, with amino-acid sequence MSTIDSEARKYKSLLNTSTILNANLDLYQLLPLIMLYSKDLLEAEASSLFLLEEKDGFLYCEVALGEKGEIIQKYARLEPGQGIAGWVAKEKKAIVLEDAYTDPRFNPALDQKTGFRTRSLACVPLFVQDKVIGTLEILNKSDNRSFETSDIEVLNSLSEMAAIAIKNAQAHETLKKRVLELRLLYEFEKLTVAEKSINELGNWLLDKVLEFLEAKAGTIYIADPTLEVLRVLAARGIPEEAIHNIQVPYGEGISGWVANEKQSLLIQNLDEDPRYDKSAKYKFEANSLISAPLLFRGELLGVISVNNKYSGFAFTHADLEMLGAIANRLSVTIKNANLFHKVLDTDRELKRAREVMHKILPSSLPYIGGLEFGVQHIPYDNVGGDFYNILKLDENRSAVLIADVSGHGLSASVVATVIHTIVSTFDSETLGSPSKFFTALNYALYNKLAGNFLTAFYGIIHTGTNTLSYTNAGHNPPILYRKSEGNSLHLETKGKLVGVIPDLFFEEYVTSFQPQDRLVLYTDGLTEHSNSERTRRYSEDLLTLAVRNHSQAHSAEAAESLIKECRTYCHRSDFEDDVTLLIVDRV
- a CDS encoding M14 family metallopeptidase; the protein is MDVLSYYLETYEACRKAFLSYRKQLRSKFARFNYECLEIPKDGGELDVYYLGERKKTAKRLVIMSSGIHGIEGFAGSAFQRRWIEEFLLDEKSSYKLPKNSDFLILHGINAHGFKNFMRVNERNVDLNRNFALKREKLHKKFKNKKYRKIRSFLNPSSEFGSFLFEYMFFIIRFLGVVIRFGAKYVLDAAVNGQYEFPKGIYYGGRKPEPVVRVLRKYFKKILKPYDRILILDFHTGYGAKNGLSLMHNAESGSKTDKNLKKVFGDFGLLLNEGEEDFYRTSGDFTDFFGKIFAKEKDLFPITVELGTFGNLNVMGAIRGSFLMISENRIRFHGSRSELEADKVREEFKQMFYPSREDWRLAAMDHVFGIVPEAITRFSKL